Proteins encoded in a region of the Methanobrevibacter millerae genome:
- a CDS encoding TMEM175 family protein, whose translation MTNNNILNNLKDRHVAITDGVFAIAMTILVLEIAVPTISEISSGVALNEYFMTYLLPSILIYFISFYIVYNFWENTTLLFQFKKIKDSILTLNMLTMASVCLIPFATGFLFKFYNYTNVNIFFSLLVLIISLLYILMFMLLVRDNFKKYFEKKDEIKATVNETYNDGVELDNLKLYFRGVMLTLFYILMTPVLSSVISLILAFFSPLASILSFVLILILRFVIRMRRTSKDKLNDLELTDDEKELLENIRESIYGNDS comes from the coding sequence ATGACAAACAATAACATTTTAAATAATTTAAAAGACAGGCATGTTGCAATAACCGACGGTGTTTTTGCAATCGCAATGACGATTCTTGTTTTGGAAATTGCAGTCCCGACAATATCTGAAATATCTTCAGGGGTTGCTTTAAATGAATATTTCATGACGTATCTATTGCCGTCAATCCTGATTTATTTCATAAGTTTTTATATTGTTTACAATTTTTGGGAAAACACAACACTTCTTTTTCAATTTAAAAAGATAAAAGACAGCATACTAACATTAAATATGCTTACAATGGCATCTGTATGTTTAATACCATTTGCAACAGGATTTCTCTTTAAATTCTACAATTATACTAATGTAAATATATTCTTTTCATTGCTGGTTTTAATAATCAGTCTATTATACATACTAATGTTCATGTTGCTTGTCAGAGACAATTTTAAAAAGTATTTCGAAAAAAAAGACGAAATAAAGGCTACTGTGAATGAAACATATAATGATGGAGTTGAATTAGACAATTTAAAATTATATTTCAGAGGAGTTATGCTGACACTGTTCTACATATTGATGACGCCTGTTCTCAGTTCAGTCATATCCCTTATCCTAGCATTCTTTTCACCTCTGGCAAGCATATTATCATTCGTATTGATATTGATTTTAAGATTTGTAATCCGTATGAGACGTACATCAAAAGACAAGTTGAATGACCTCGAATTAACTGATGATGAAAAGGAATTATTAGAAAATATCAGAGAAAGCATTTATGGTAATGATAGTTAA
- a CDS encoding Ig-like domain-containing protein: MSFDAETEYFNEKTNSVYHNNTYEANHDVAVIGWDDNYPKENFKITPLGNGAWIIKNSWADNWGEKGYAYISYYDTSVYPKEESIDYTFSFIIENTENYTYNYQTDFTCLEDFTNNYTFYSNEFKAVEKADIAAVGTYFNDTGVDYEFKIYVNDNLKLTQNGTSPFAGFKTIKLNKNIPIKENDTFKVVFKSNNVPYQDETRQHLLSGMSYVSSDGNTWSDLSKQNQTVCLKVYTKESNTPIISEDLVKIYKNESQFEVDVGEANQTITFEINGNNYTRTSDANGTARININLKPGEYSIKTTYNGTTVENTITILPTLIADNLVKYFRNESQFYITLIDGEGNAIPNTTITMNINGVFYNRTTNENGTAKLNINLNPGKYTLTAIDPLTGLQMSYNITVLPTLSAEDLDMTYKDGSQFKATLLDGKGNPLTGVTITFNVNGVFYNRTTDENGTAKLNINLMAGEYIITSTYENGAATSNRITIKN, from the coding sequence ATAAGTTTTGATGCTGAAACTGAATATTTCAATGAAAAAACAAATTCAGTATATCACAACAACACATACGAAGCAAATCATGATGTTGCTGTAATAGGCTGGGATGACAATTATCCTAAGGAAAACTTTAAAATAACCCCACTAGGTAACGGAGCATGGATAATAAAAAACAGTTGGGCAGATAACTGGGGAGAAAAAGGATATGCATACATATCATATTACGATACATCAGTTTATCCTAAAGAAGAAAGTATTGATTATACATTCTCATTCATAATAGAAAACACTGAAAACTACACATACAATTACCAGACAGATTTTACATGTCTCGAGGATTTCACAAATAACTATACGTTCTACAGCAATGAATTTAAAGCTGTTGAAAAAGCAGACATAGCAGCTGTCGGAACCTACTTCAACGACACAGGAGTTGACTACGAATTCAAGATATATGTAAATGATAATTTAAAACTAACACAAAACGGAACAAGCCCATTTGCAGGATTCAAGACAATAAAATTAAATAAAAACATTCCAATCAAAGAAAATGACACATTCAAAGTCGTATTCAAAAGCAATAATGTACCTTATCAGGATGAAACAAGACAACACCTATTGTCCGGAATGTCTTATGTAAGCAGTGACGGGAACACATGGAGCGATCTTTCAAAACAAAACCAAACAGTGTGCCTTAAAGTATATACAAAAGAGTCCAACACCCCAATAATAAGCGAAGATTTAGTTAAAATATATAAAAATGAATCACAATTTGAAGTTGATGTAGGTGAAGCGAACCAAACAATAACATTTGAAATCAATGGCAATAATTATACAAGAACCAGTGATGCAAATGGTACTGCACGCATAAACATTAATCTTAAACCGGGCGAGTATTCAATTAAAACAACATATAATGGAACAACTGTTGAAAATACCATTACAATATTGCCTACATTAATAGCAGATAATTTGGTTAAATACTTCAGAAACGAATCACAGTTCTACATCACATTAATTGACGGCGAAGGAAATGCTATTCCTAACACCACAATTACAATGAACATCAACGGAGTGTTCTACAACAGAACCACCAATGAAAACGGAACAGCAAAACTAAACATCAACCTAAATCCAGGCAAATACACATTAACTGCAATTGACCCATTAACAGGCCTTCAAATGTCATACAACATAACAGTACTGCCAACATTAAGCGCCGAAGATTTGGATATGACCTACAAAGACGGATCACAGTTCAAAGCAACACTCCTTGACGGTAAAGGAAACCCATTAACAGGCGTGACAATAACATTCAACGTAAACGGAGTATTCTACAACAGAACAACTGACGAAAATGGAACTGCAAAACTGAATATCAACCTAATGGCCGGAGAATACATCATAACATCCACTTATGAAAACGGCGCTGCAACATCAAACAGAATAACCATCAAAAATTAA
- a CDS encoding helix-turn-helix transcriptional regulator → MKMKNNIKVLRKSNGFTQEELAKRVGISRQAINAIENDRMSPNLIHAFKITKSLNQKYVEDVFTYEE, encoded by the coding sequence ATGAAAATGAAAAACAACATTAAAGTTTTGAGAAAATCAAATGGATTTACCCAAGAGGAATTGGCAAAAAGAGTTGGAATTTCACGTCAGGCCATAAATGCTATAGAAAATGACCGCATGAGCCCAAATTTAATACATGCATTTAAAATAACCAAATCTCTAAACCAAAAATATGTCGAAGATGTCTTCACCTATGAAGAATAA